ATGCCTGGTAACCGCCGCCTTTGACGGCGACCACCGTCTTGCCACTGAGCACACCAGTTTGCGTGACTAGCACCGGCACGTTGCTGTTCGTCAGCGTATTGTTGCCGAGCTGACCGTACGTGTTGAAGCCCCACGCGGCCAGGGTCCCATCGGTGCACAGCACCACGCTGTGATAAGCGCCCGTCGCGAGGGCGGACACCGTCTTGCCGCTGAGCACACCCGTCCGGGTCACCGCCACAGGGACTGTAGTGCCCGTATTCAGGCCATGGCCGAGCCGACCGACAGCACCATTTCCCCAGGAAGCCAACGTGCCGTCCGAGCACAGCACCACATTGTGGACATAGCCTGCCGTGATCGCAGTCACTGTCTTGCCGCTGAGCACGCCCGTCTGCGTCACGGCCACTGGCACGAGGCTGTTTGTCGTCGAGTTGTTACCAAGCTGGCCATCCGTGTTCAAGCCCCAGGCCGCGAGTGTGCCGTCTGAGCACAGCACCAGGTTATGAGAGGCACCCGCCGCGATGGCGACCACCGTCTTGCCACTGAGCACACCCGTCATCGTCACCGCCACCGGCACCGTGCTCTGAGTCGTCGAGTTGTTGCCGAGTCGGCCTTCACCATTGCTGCCCCAGGCTGCCAGCGTGCCGTCCGAGCAGAGCGCCAGGCTGTGGGCGATTCCCACCGTCACGGCGATCACCGTCTTGCCACTGAGCACGCCCGTCTGCGTCACCGCCACTGGCACCGAGCTGTCCGTCGTCGAGTTGTTGCCGAGCTGGCCGTTGTTGTTTCGGCCCCAGGTCAGCACGGTCCCGTCTGAGCAGAGCACGATGCTGTGGGAATCTCCAGCCGCGCCCGCGATCACGGTCTTGCCATTGAGCACACCCGTCTGCGTCACCGCCACCGGCACCGGACTGTCCGCCGTCGAGCTGTTGCCCAACTTGCCAAAGCTGCCATTGCCCCAGGCCAGGACACGATTGTTCTTCCACACGAGCACCAGGTCATTGCCAGTGCCACCATAGTAGTTGGCCACGAATTCATAATCCTCCCCGCCAAAGCTCAGCGTCACCGTTTGACCCTGCGCGAGATTGTCAAAGACGCCGTTGATGAAAGCCAAGCCCGTGTTGTTCACCACTGTCAGTTGAGTGCCCGCCGTCGGTGCAAAGCCGAGGCTCAAATTCACGGTCTTGCCGCTGGCCGTGTAACCCACCGCAGTCACCGGCACATCCGTGGCGCTGCTGTAGGCAGCGGTCAGAATCGGATCAAAATAAGTGAATAGCGTGTTCGCCACATTCGTGCCGCTGGGTGTCGTCACCAGCACACTCACCGTGCCCGCACTGCGGGCCGGAGTCGTCGCCGTGATCTGAGTCGCGCTTTCCACCGTGAAGCTCGTCGCATTCGTGCCACCAAAGGTGACTGCTGAAGCATTTGTGAAATCCGTACCGGTGATCGTCACCACCGTGCCGCCCGCATTGCTGCCGTTTGCTGGGGAGACATTCGTGACAGTCGGCGCAGCCACCTCTGGGCCGAGGCCGGAGAAAATATAGGCCGCACCGGAATTGTCGGCCCCCTCATCGGGCGTGCTATTGATACTCGTGGCGCCGCCGTCCTCCAAATTCGCCCCGACGACCACCGTGTCACCGCTCACTGCCACCGACCAGCCGAAGTAGTCATTTTCCGTAACCTGGCTGGCCTTCAGGTAGGCCTGCTGGGTCCAGTCACCGCTGTTGCGCACAAACACATACGCCGCCCCAGCATTGTAGGAGAACTCATCCGGCGTGCTGTTGATGCCCGTGGTGCTGCTGGCCTCACCCGTCGCCCCGACGACCACCGTGTCCCCACTCGTTGCCACCGACCAGCCGAAGTTGTCAGATTCCGAGACCTGGCTGGCCTTCAGATAGGCCTGCTGGCTCCAGTCACCGCCGCTACGCACAAACACATACGCCGCCCCGGCATAGTAAATCATCTCATCTGGCGTGCTGTTGATGCCCGTGGTGCTGCTGGCCTCACCCGGTGCCCCGACGACCACCGTATCACCGCTTACTGCCACCGACCAGCCAAACTGGTCACTCGCCGAGACCTCGCTAGCCTTCAGGTAGGCCTGCTGGCTCCAGATGCCGCTGCTCTGCACAAACACGTAGGCTGCACCGGAATTGGGGCTCCCCTCATCCGGCGTGCTGTTGATCCCAGTCGTGCTGCTAGCCTCATTCAACGCCCCGACGACCACCGTATCCTCACTCACGCCCACCGACCAGCCAAACTGGTCACCCGTCGAGACCTCGCTAGCCTTCAGGTAGGCCTGCTGGCTCCAGGCACCGCTGCTGCGCACAAACACGTAGGCCGCCCCGGCACCGCTGGCATTCTCATCCGGCGTGCTGTTGATCCCCGTCGTGCTGCTGGCCTCACCCGACGCTCCGACGACCACCGTGTCTCCACTTATTGCCACCGAGATACCGAATTCATCGAATTCCGAGACCTGGCTAGCCTTCAGGTAGGCCTGCTGGCTCCAGGTTCCGCTGCTGCGCACAAACACATAGGCAGCTCCGGCAGCGTTGGCCAGCTCATCCGGTGTGCTGTTGATGCCCGTGCTGCTGCTGTCATCACCCCTCACCCCGATGACCACCGTGTTCCCGCTCACCGCCACCGAAAAGCCGAAGAAGTCATTTGGCGAGACCTCGCTAGCCTTCAGGTAGGCCTGCTGGGTCCACACCCCACTGCTGCGCACAAACACGTACGCTGCCCCAGAATCGAAGGACCCCTCATTGGGCGTGCTGTTGATCCCCGTCGTGCTGCTGTCCTCAAAATGCGCACCGACGACCACCGTGTCTCCACTCACTGCCACCGAGTTGCCGAACAGGTCAGTCGTCCCAGCGTGACCGAGCGGCCCTGTCGGCTTCACATACGCCTGCTGGGTCCAGGTGCCGCCGCTGCGCACAAAAACATACGCCGCCCCGGCAGAGCCGGCCAACTCATTGGCCGTGCCGTTGATGGCTGTGGTGTCGCCATCCTCTAAATACGCTCCGACGACCACCGTGTCTCCACTCACTGCCACCGAGTAGCCGAAGAAGTCCAACCCCGAGACTTGGCTGGCCTTGAGGTAGGCCTGCTGGGTCCATACCCCGCTGCTGCGCACAAAAACATACGCTGCTCCGGCAGAGTCGGCGAACTCATTGGCCGTGCTATTGATACCCGGGGAGCTGCTGTCTTCCCGATACGACCCGACGACCACCGTGTCCCCGCTCACCGCCACCGACCTGCCGAACAGGTCATTCCCCGTGACTTGGCTGGCTTTCAGGTAAGCCTGCTGACTCCAGGTTCCGCTGCTGCGCACAAACACGTAGGCTGCCCCGGCATCAGCGGCAGCCTCATTCGGCGTGCTATTGATGCCCGTGCTGCTGTCCTCATAAATGGACCCGACGACCACCGTGTCCCCACTCACCGCCACCGAGTAGCCGAACCAGTCAAACCCCGAGACCTGGCTGGCCTTCAGGTAGGCCTGCTGGCTCCACGTGCTGCCGCTGCGCACAAACACATAGGCCGCCCCGGCAGCGTTGACGAGCTCATTGGGCGTGCTGTTGACGCCCGTTGTGCTGCTGTCTTCAAAAATAGACCCGACGACCACCGTATCCCCGTCCACCGCCACCGAAAAGCCGAAGTTGTCACCCACCGTGATCTGGCTGGCCTTCAGGTAGGCCTGCTGACTCCAGGTTCCGCTGCTGCGCACAAACACGTAGGCCGCTCCAGCAGCGTTGGCACCCTCATTCGGCGTGCTGTTGATGCCCGTCGTGCTGCTGTCCTCTAAATTCGCCCCGACCACCACCGTGTCCCCGCTCACTGCCACCGAGTGGCCGAAGTTATCTTGCATAGTGACCTCGCTGGCCTTCAGGTAGGCTTGCTGGCTCCAGGTGCCACTGCTGCGCACAAACACATACGCCGCCCCAGAGTTGTAGACACCCTCGTTGGGCGTGCTGTTGATGCCCGTGCTGCCGCTGTCCTCCTCATTCGCCCCGACCACTACCGTGTCCCCGCTCACTGCCACCGAAAAGCCGAAGTTGTCACCCGCCGTGATCTGGCTGGCCTTCAGGTAGGCCTGCTGGCTCCACGTCCCAGCGCTGCGAACAAACACGTAGGCCGCCCCGGCATTGGGGCTCCCCTCATCCGGTGTGCTGTTGATGCCCGTGCTGCTGCTGTTCTCATATATTGCCCCAACCACCACTGTATCACCGCTCACCGCCACCGAGTAGCCGAACTGGTCGCCCACCCCAGCATAGCCGAGCGACTCTGCCAAGGGCTTCAAATACGCCTGCTGGGCGATCGGGTCGATGGTGATGGGGTAGCGCGCTGCGCTCTCGTCCACTCTCAGGATGATACCCCCCTCAGGCCCGGCCACGAAACGGGAAGGCAGCACCTGCCCATCCGCATCCCACACCTTCAGTCCAGCATAGGTCACCACCGGTGCGCCCACTCCGTCACGGAAATAAATCGTCTGCGCATCTGCCGCCACACTGGCCTTCAGCGTGCCGCGTGTGCCCAGCACCACCTCCAGCGCCGCATCCGCCGCCGCCCCCGCAGGACGACGAGCCACCGTGAAACCATGCTCCAGCCCGCGCTGGTCATTGACGAACCACTCCTGCACATCCGCATCCCACTGGTAGCTCAGGCGCTGCCCCTCGGCCTTCACCACAGGCTTCCCCTGCACCGCACGCTGCTGCTGGCCGAAGCCGTAACTGCGCAGCTCCAGCCCCCACTGCCACTCCGCCGCCTTTGGCTTGGCCAAAAAGCCACGCCCATCAAACTGCGTGGTCCACTGCTGCCCGGCATTGCGCGCCTGCCAGCCATCCTTTGTGGGCAGAAAGCTGTGCTCCCAGGCCTTGTGTGCCGCGCGGATGCTCTGCCAGTCTGACTTCGCCAGTCCCTCAGGCACCTGATCTGGCGAGCTGAGCTGCTGGGATTTTCCCGCTACGCCGCCCCGATCTTCCGACGTTACAGGTGACTCAGCCTGGAGCTGCGGGAAACTGAAGATCAGAGCGGCAAACAGACCACGCAGGGCATGAGGGGCAGACAAGTGATTCGTCATAGAAAAAGTAGCAGAAAACACAAGAAATGCGGAGAAGAATGACCCGTAACTGTCCGACCCGGCCTCAGATCGAAAAAGTAATGTAAGGCAAAGGGAAAACAGCAGACCACAAGCCTTACACCAACACTGACTAGTGAGATCTTTACTCGCCACCTAGATTTTTAAAAAAACCAATTTAACGATCTCAATTTCAAGAGGTTTCTTTTCTCTAAGATCTAGGATTTCAAAATAAATAAATCATTTTAACTATATTATTAACCTAGATAGAATGACTTTTAATCAACAAAAAATTATTAATTTAATCTTATGAACTAGTATTAATTTTTGGTAATTTTTAACTTAAATTATGAAGCACAATCTCCAATGGCTTCATCTTTTATCAGAGACCTTTCAAGGACTAAGGCACGAACACCTGACTGGGTTAAGCAAGCCCCGAGGTGGAATGGAATCTACGCAGAAGAGTTTCCCAAACTCTTTTTGAAGTCTCGTGAGATTCAGCCTCGTCGCACTCAGCACACCCAAATAAATCAGCCTCCGCACAGCGGAACTCAGGTAAAGAATTCCCGTATCCGAGCCACCGCCTGGACATCCATGTGCCCGCCCTCAAGACACGCAAGTGACTGGGCATGGACATCCACGCTGGACTGTAAACCAGTTTATTTGGCGACCTAAATTTGTGGATTCGCGCTGGGCAGACTAGCCTGTGGTGCGCAGGCCGGAAGCCAGGGCATTCACGGAGATGAGGAGATCTGGCAGCATGGCCTCGGCACCTTCATTTTCGCCAGCGGCGAGGCAGGCCCGCCATTCACGCAGGAGATTCACCTGCTGGTGATGCAGCACACGCAGGGGTTCTTCGCGGATGTCCAACGTGTAGGCGAGGCGCGGGCGGCGATTGGCAAAGGTGCCCTGGAAAATGTCCTCCAGCAGTTCACGGGTGCGTGAGTACTCGGCCAAGATGGTGCCCATGAAGGCTTCACGTACCATCGCATCCGGGACCAGTCCTGCATACAGTTGCATGAGGTCCGGGTTGGCACTGACCAGGGAGCTTTCGATGTTCGTCAGCACGTAACGCAGGAAGGCGGAACCTCGAAGCTGCGTGCGCAGTTCTTCAAAGGCGGCGCTGTCTTCGTTGCGCAACTTTTCTAGGGCGGAGCCTGCCCCAAACCAGCCGGGAAGGTAAAAGCGGGACTGAGTCCAGGAAAAGACCCAGGGGATGGCGCGAAGGTCATCCAGCGTGGCCTGGCCCGTACGGCGGCTGGGGCGGGAGCCGATGCGAGCGTGCTCCAGGGCATCAATAGGCGTAGCGGCGCGGTAGAAGCGCATGAAATCCGGCGCGTGCAGGAGACCGCGATAGGCATCGCGGCTCCAGTCGGCCAGGCGATCCATGGTGGAATGAATGGCGAGCGGGGCGGTGGTGGCATGGCGATGCCGGGCCGTGGCAGCAGCGGCGGAGGCCATAAGAAGCTCCGTATTATAAACGGCGGAGCCTAAGTGAGCATACTTCTGGGCAATGGTTTCCCCCTGCTCCGTCATGCGCAGCCAGCCGCCAAGGGAACCCTGAGGCAGGGCCTCCATGAACCAATGGGTGGGGCCAGCGCCCCGTCCGACGGTGCCGCCGCGCCCGTGGAAAAAGACGGCCTTCACACCGTGAGCCTGGCAGGTGCTGGCCAGGGCGATCTGGGCCCGGTGCAGCGCCCATTGGCTGGCCAAAATCCCGCAATCTTTATTCGAATCGGAGTAGCCCACCATCATCTGAAGGGTGGGTTTCCCCTTCCCTAGGCTACGCTGGGTGACGGGATGGGAAAGGAAGGCCTCAACAATGCCAGGGCCAGCTTCCAGGTCATCCATCGTCTCAAAAAGCGGCGTGACTGGCAGCGGGCAGCGCAGACCTTCCGCCGTCCATTCGGTGAGGCCAGCTTCGCGGGCGAGGATGTACACCGTCAGCAGGTCCTCCACATTTTTGGTCATGGAGACAATGAGGGCGCCCAGTCCGGCAGCTCCATGTTTTGCCAAATGCGTGGCGACGACGCGGTAGCAGGCCAGCACGGTATCGGCCTCCGGCCCGGCGGACATGCCGGGAGCCAGGAAGGGGCGCGGGGAAAGGAGTTCCTTTTCCAACAGAGCCCGTTTTTCCTGCAAAGACCATTCGCTGAGAGGGCGCTCATCCAGCAGCCCTGCGGTGCGCAGAAGCTGATCCAGCGCCTTTTCATGAAAGCTAGAGTTTTGCCGAATGTCGAGAATGGCCGAGTGGAAACCAAAGGCCAGCAACTGCCGACGCAGGGGCACGATGAACTCCTGCACCAGGGTACTGGCGCCCACGGCGGTCAGAGACTCCGCATAGGCGGCCAGATCAGCATCCAGTTGGGTGGCCTCTGTGTAGGCGGCGGGGGAGTCGGGCTTGTCCGTGGCCAGGACGACCTTGGCGCGCATCAGGTAGATAGCGGCGCGCCAGGGCTCTTCCTTGTTGCGTTCCAGGATGTAGGCCAGGTCCACCGCTGGCTCGGCCTGCAGGCTGGTGGTGAGCTGGGCAATGAGGTTTTCCAACACCTCGGGCGTTTTCTGAAACAGCGAGCTGAGGGGCGACTGGAAAGCCAAGGCCTCCAAGGACCGGCGTTGGATGCGCAGGGCATTCGCCCGCAGGGCCGTGAGAGAACGGGCGGTGACTTCGGCTGTCACAAAAGGGTGTCCATCCCGGTCCCCGCCGATCCAGGTGCCAAAGCGCAGCAGGGGCGGGAGTGAATCCACCGCCGCAGGCTCATACCCAGCAGCCACCCAAGCCTCGCGCAGGTGGATATGGGCGCGGGAAAGCGCTTCGGGGAAGACTTCGCGCAGGTAGTGCAGCGCATTTTGCAGCTCGGCATCAATGGTGGGGCGGGTGACGTGGATCTCCCCCGTGCGCCAGAGGTTTTCCAGCCGTGTTTCCAGGTGACTCTGTAGCCGCACCTGCTCACGCGGGGTGTAGGAGGGGTTCTCATGACGATTCATGAGACTGTAGATTTCCAGGTGCAGCTCGCGCACGGTT
The sequence above is a segment of the Prosthecobacter algae genome. Coding sequences within it:
- a CDS encoding IPT/TIG domain-containing protein; translated protein: MSAPHALRGLFAALIFSFPQLQAESPVTSEDRGGVAGKSQQLSSPDQVPEGLAKSDWQSIRAAHKAWEHSFLPTKDGWQARNAGQQWTTQFDGRGFLAKPKAAEWQWGLELRSYGFGQQQRAVQGKPVVKAEGQRLSYQWDADVQEWFVNDQRGLEHGFTVARRPAGAAADAALEVVLGTRGTLKASVAADAQTIYFRDGVGAPVVTYAGLKVWDADGQVLPSRFVAGPEGGIILRVDESAARYPITIDPIAQQAYLKPLAESLGYAGVGDQFGYSVAVSGDTVVVGAIYENSSSTGINSTPDEGSPNAGAAYVFVRSAGTWSQQAYLKASQITAGDNFGFSVAVSGDTVVVGANEEDSGSTGINSTPNEGVYNSGAAYVFVRSSGTWSQQAYLKASEVTMQDNFGHSVAVSGDTVVVGANLEDSSTTGINSTPNEGANAAGAAYVFVRSSGTWSQQAYLKASQITVGDNFGFSVAVDGDTVVVGSIFEDSSTTGVNSTPNELVNAAGAAYVFVRSGSTWSQQAYLKASQVSGFDWFGYSVAVSGDTVVVGSIYEDSSTGINSTPNEAAADAGAAYVFVRSSGTWSQQAYLKASQVTGNDLFGRSVAVSGDTVVVGSYREDSSSPGINSTANEFADSAGAAYVFVRSSGVWTQQAYLKASQVSGLDFFGYSVAVSGDTVVVGAYLEDGDTTAINGTANELAGSAGAAYVFVRSGGTWTQQAYVKPTGPLGHAGTTDLFGNSVAVSGDTVVVGAHFEDSSTTGINSTPNEGSFDSGAAYVFVRSSGVWTQQAYLKASEVSPNDFFGFSVAVSGNTVVIGVRGDDSSSTGINSTPDELANAAGAAYVFVRSSGTWSQQAYLKASQVSEFDEFGISVAISGDTVVVGASGEASSTTGINSTPDENASGAGAAYVFVRSSGAWSQQAYLKASEVSTGDQFGWSVGVSEDTVVVGALNEASSTTGINSTPDEGSPNSGAAYVFVQSSGIWSQQAYLKASEVSASDQFGWSVAVSGDTVVVGAPGEASSTTGINSTPDEMIYYAGAAYVFVRSGGDWSQQAYLKASQVSESDNFGWSVATSGDTVVVGATGEASSTTGINSTPDEFSYNAGAAYVFVRNSGDWTQQAYLKASQVTENDYFGWSVAVSGDTVVVGANLEDGGATSINSTPDEGADNSGAAYIFSGLGPEVAAPTVTNVSPANGSNAGGTVVTITGTDFTNASAVTFGGTNATSFTVESATQITATTPARSAGTVSVLVTTPSGTNVANTLFTYFDPILTAAYSSATDVPVTAVGYTASGKTVNLSLGFAPTAGTQLTVVNNTGLAFINGVFDNLAQGQTVTLSFGGEDYEFVANYYGGTGNDLVLVWKNNRVLAWGNGSFGKLGNSSTADSPVPVAVTQTGVLNGKTVIAGAAGDSHSIVLCSDGTVLTWGRNNNGQLGNNSTTDSSVPVAVTQTGVLSGKTVIAVTVGIAHSLALCSDGTLAAWGSNGEGRLGNNSTTQSTVPVAVTMTGVLSGKTVVAIAAGASHNLVLCSDGTLAAWGLNTDGQLGNNSTTNSLVPVAVTQTGVLSGKTVTAITAGYVHNVVLCSDGTLASWGNGAVGRLGHGLNTGTTVPVAVTRTGVLSGKTVSALATGAYHSVVLCTDGTLAAWGFNTYGQLGNNTLTNSNVPVLVTQTGVLSGKTVVAVKGGGYQAFALCSDGTVTSWGRNNLGQLGDNTLTNSSVPVVVDSSVLAAGERFNKLLLGSAESQHSLALAAAPATPPIPAPTVTNVAPATGSTAGGTSVMITGTGFTGASAVTFGGTNATSFTVNSATQITATTPARAAGAVSVLVTTPGGTNAANTLYTYLNTPPTLASISKGGTEDTTVTFTAADFTDAYSDFESSPLASITIASLPATGVLKLSGSDVTASQVILAANLANLTYVPAANENGAKTFTVTASDGAASSSPATTVTMTLMAVNDAPTFALASTVSSPAGASWTARETNRTWRSITSSADGSKLAAVAQSGQIYTSTDSGINWTARESDRNWFSITSSADGNKLAAVVQSGQIYTSTDSGVTWTPRESSRNWSSITSSADGSKLAAVEQEGRIYTSTDSGVTWTPRDSNRSWISITSSADGSKLAAVVYSGQIYTSTDSGVTWTARESSRLWSAISSSADGNKLVSAVDSGQIYTSTDSGVTWTPRESDRSWFSIASSADGGKLAAVAVGGQIYTSTDSGVSWTARENNRNWRSITSSADGGKLAAVAFFNRIYTSAEVLVPFSVSVMEDAGAQSILNAATNLSFGPVDESAQTLSFTVTNNNNALFSMQPAMDASGTLTFTPADDAHGTATVSVTAVDSGGASSTPVQTFTLTVTPVNDAPSFTLGSGELLAPGTVWVARDSSRAWQSVVSSTDGTKLAAVANGGQIYTSTDSGATWTAQNSGSRAWTSVASSADGTRLAATVENGGIYTSADSGVTWTLQAGAGTRNWSGIACSEDGSKLVAGGYFTRLYTSSDYGVTWTPRDSARQWAYATSSADGTKLAFVEGGGGPVWTSSDSGQTWTPNYGTAGNLVPIAGSSDGTKLVTAASQHSTIWTSTNSGSTWTSRASQLAWSALASSADGTKLFAAVSGGLIYTSTDSGVTWVPQAGSGSRLWRSLACSADGTKVVGIVIGGQIYTSTVTAAPYLVTVAENAGPQTVPNVATNISPGPSGESGQAVSFTVTNNNNALFSVQPVISSAGTLTFTSAPSAYGSATVSVVAVDNGGTADGGVDRSAAFTFTIQVTLLAPTVTNVAPAAGSTAGGTVVTITGMDFMGATAVTFGGMNAASYTVDSDTQITATTPARAAGAVSVLVTTPIGTNAANTLYTYVTPPTVTNVSPATGSTLGGTPVTITGTNLTGASAVTIGGTAATSVTVVSDTSITAVTPAGSAGPASVIVTTSGGSNAANSLYTYVVPNFAPTITSNGGDATASIDVAENSTAVTTVTATDTNTPAQTLTYTKSGADAGFFTLNPTSGALSFTSAPNFEAPADSGLNNIYEVTVTVTDSGTPGLTDTQAISVIVTDVNEGPAIKPSSSYLAYETVNPSRDGAGLIVYTTNNAATLAGLPFNRVRYRMDNTTGGVAYYADASFDAWSGLTVDGLKVPDAGNILTTQRNVTNVSIRSNHPRVVNSNTEQGRLELWTSNYSPPGIIGGSATLFDYDDTPGGPIIGYGSFQLHNLSATVPETVFAWNNHAAGVIPDVGFGNATIGIHPDWTFTNTGTNAWRMQIYIENNFVPPTMSFTEDVVGNILFFNSPFLDD
- a CDS encoding phosphoenolpyruvate carboxylase, with amino-acid sequence MTPTNPLREHGFRLLEDELKFLMDAFANVLRRLGEPALAEKLPWAGKCEGIGDAPDRALGQAYSIAFQMLNIVEERAAAQVRRLREKEKGPLAEKGLWPDNLREMQSLGLSQDELLEVLREVLVEPVLTAHPTEAKRETVRELHLEIYSLMNRHENPSYTPREQVRLQSHLETRLENLWRTGEIHVTRPTIDAELQNALHYLREVFPEALSRAHIHLREAWVAAGYEPAAVDSLPPLLRFGTWIGGDRDGHPFVTAEVTARSLTALRANALRIQRRSLEALAFQSPLSSLFQKTPEVLENLIAQLTTSLQAEPAVDLAYILERNKEEPWRAAIYLMRAKVVLATDKPDSPAAYTEATQLDADLAAYAESLTAVGASTLVQEFIVPLRRQLLAFGFHSAILDIRQNSSFHEKALDQLLRTAGLLDERPLSEWSLQEKRALLEKELLSPRPFLAPGMSAGPEADTVLACYRVVATHLAKHGAAGLGALIVSMTKNVEDLLTVYILAREAGLTEWTAEGLRCPLPVTPLFETMDDLEAGPGIVEAFLSHPVTQRSLGKGKPTLQMMVGYSDSNKDCGILASQWALHRAQIALASTCQAHGVKAVFFHGRGGTVGRGAGPTHWFMEALPQGSLGGWLRMTEQGETIAQKYAHLGSAVYNTELLMASAAAATARHRHATTAPLAIHSTMDRLADWSRDAYRGLLHAPDFMRFYRAATPIDALEHARIGSRPSRRTGQATLDDLRAIPWVFSWTQSRFYLPGWFGAGSALEKLRNEDSAAFEELRTQLRGSAFLRYVLTNIESSLVSANPDLMQLYAGLVPDAMVREAFMGTILAEYSRTRELLEDIFQGTFANRRPRLAYTLDIREEPLRVLHHQQVNLLREWRACLAAGENEGAEAMLPDLLISVNALASGLRTTG